The following proteins come from a genomic window of Astatotilapia calliptera chromosome 11, fAstCal1.2, whole genome shotgun sequence:
- the sbk3 gene encoding putative serine/threonine-protein kinase SBK3 gives MTAAAAQELDELCFLSAQSMPNLKVSEHFRMVKLLGEGSYGKVMLAVHRKRGTPMALKFFPRQSTSLTSFLREYNLSLSYCTHPSLTRALGIFFSTPSYYVFAQQAGLYGDLYSVIVSEAGVNEDCVQRVMSQLSGAVTHLHSLGFVHRDIKPENIFLCDSSCRWVKLGDFGLARAIGTTVRAVWYESPFCTPEVEPAKEAEKEMERRRTEGTEEEVEDIWISVEPCIDSWALGVLVYCLLTGCFPWEESTHDDRGYRKYKEWFDREAKRDEKMRDGEWRGEEDADDYIIMERKQRDNPPPSQFEGLSPLVMTLLKELLHPEPKHRGTPEEILSYLGGPWLMETEREEKRKAEEAEKEARKMRERGGVEEELLREGRGER, from the exons ATGACA GCTGCAGCAGCTCAGGAACTCGACGAGCTATGTTTCCTCTCGGCGCAATCCATGCCCAATCTGAAAGTTTCTGAACACTTTCGGATGGTGAAGCTCCTGGGAGAAGGATCCTATGGGAAAGTCATGCTGGCTGTGCACAGAAAGAGAG GAACTCCTATGGCTCTGAAGTTCTTCCCTCGTCAGTCTACCTCGCTCACCTCTTTCCTGCGTGAATACAATCTGTCCCTATCTTACTGCACCCATCCGTCTCTGACACGAGCCCTGGGCATCTTCTTCTCCACGCCATCCTACTATGTGTTTGCCCAGCAAGCCGGTCTATACGGTGACCTCTACAGTGTTATAGTGTCCGAG GCAGGGGTGAATGAGGACTGCGTGCAGAGGGTGATGTCCCAGCTGAGCGGTGCAGTTACACACCTCCACTCTCTGGGCTTTGTCCACCGTGACATCAAACCTGAGAACATCTTCCTCTGTGACAGCTCCTGTCGCTGGGTCAAACTCGGGGACTTTGGCCTCGCCCGAGCCATCGGCACCACCGTTCGAGCTGTCTGGTACGAGTCGCCTTTCTGCACGCCTGAGGTGGAACCTGCCAAGGAGGCCGAGAAGGAGATGGAGAGAAGGCGGACTGAAGGAACTGAAGAAGAGGTAGAAGACATCTGGATATCAGTAGAGCCCTGCATTGACAGCTGGGCTCTTGGTGTGCTCGTCTACTGCCTGCTAACTGGCTGCTTCCCCTGGGAGGAGAGCACTCACGATGATCGTGGCTACCGAAAATATAAGGAGTGGTTTGACCGTGAGGCCAAACGTGACGAGAAAATGCGAGATGGCGAGTGGAGGGGTGAGGAGGACGCTGATGATTACATTATTatggagagaaaacaaagagacaaTCCTCCTCCTTCACAGTTTGAGGGCCTCAGCCCATTAGTGATGACTCTGTTGAAGGAGCTACTCCACCCTGAGCCCAAACACAGAGGGACTCCAGAGGAGATCCTGAGCTATCTGGGAGGGCCATGGCTgatggagacagagagagaggagaagaggaaagcAGAGGAGGCGGAGAAGGAAGCCAGAAAAAtgagggagagagggggggTAGAAGAAGAGCTTCTCAGGGAAGGAAGGGGGGAGAgataa
- the mfap5 gene encoding microfibril associated protein 5 isoform X1, whose protein sequence is MTESRKVHPLQAEGMGSLPVVLLLCSFQALTVIAQTQPTEAPGNAIPTECREETYPCTRMYSVHKPIKRCIGSLCLYSLPRVYVINKEICVRTVCREDEYLKAELCRELSGWPRRIQRSSNSKRCRNRRGNPQTWANKA, encoded by the exons ATGACAGAGT CTCGTAAAGTTCACCCCTTACAAGCTGAAGGAATGGGCAGCCTCCCAGTGGTCCTGCTCCTCTGCAGTTTCCAGG CACTCACGGTTATAGCCCAAACTCAGCCAACTG AAGCACCTGGGAACGCCATACCAACCG AATGTAGGGAGGAGACGTATCCTTGCACCAGGATGTACTCAGTTCACAAGCCCATCAAGAGATGTATTGGTAGTCTTTGTCTCTACAG CCTCCCTCGTGTTTATGTGATCAACAAAGAGATCTGTGTGAGGACAGTGTGCCGTGAGGATGAGTATCTGAAAG CTGAATTATGCAGAGAGTTGTCTGGGTGGCCCAGACGTATCCAGAGGTCATCCAATAGCAAACGTTGTCGCAATCGTCGTGGCAACCCCCAAACCTGGGCAAACAAAGCCTGA
- the mfap5 gene encoding microfibril associated protein 5 isoform X2: MGSLPVVLLLCSFQALTVIAQTQPTEAPGNAIPTECREETYPCTRMYSVHKPIKRCIGSLCLYSLPRVYVINKEICVRTVCREDEYLKAELCRELSGWPRRIQRSSNSKRCRNRRGNPQTWANKA, encoded by the exons ATGGGCAGCCTCCCAGTGGTCCTGCTCCTCTGCAGTTTCCAGG CACTCACGGTTATAGCCCAAACTCAGCCAACTG AAGCACCTGGGAACGCCATACCAACCG AATGTAGGGAGGAGACGTATCCTTGCACCAGGATGTACTCAGTTCACAAGCCCATCAAGAGATGTATTGGTAGTCTTTGTCTCTACAG CCTCCCTCGTGTTTATGTGATCAACAAAGAGATCTGTGTGAGGACAGTGTGCCGTGAGGATGAGTATCTGAAAG CTGAATTATGCAGAGAGTTGTCTGGGTGGCCCAGACGTATCCAGAGGTCATCCAATAGCAAACGTTGTCGCAATCGTCGTGGCAACCCCCAAACCTGGGCAAACAAAGCCTGA
- the LOC113032223 gene encoding adaptin ear-binding coat-associated protein 1-like, producing MATDGQFEYESILCVKPEVNVYRIPPRTSNRAIRAADWKLDAPDWTGRMRVTARGKVAYVKLEDKVSGELFAQAPVDEYPGVAMETVSDSSRYFVLRIMDDNGRTAFIGIGFGDRSDAFDFNVALQDHFKWVKQETEFSKQAQAPDSTPKLDLGFKEGQTITLNIGQSKKKDRSRPQSSGGFGLLPPPPGGKLAPPPSSRSTNHNTQPSAGGSDSGCLLDLDSSNSNSVAPPNPTSTGSSDLWGDFDSASPK from the exons ATGGCGACTGATGGTCAGTTCGAATATGAGTCGATCCTCTGTGTCAAACCTGAAGTCAACGTTTACCGAATCCCACCGAGAACATCTAACCGGGCTATCAG GGCTGCTGATTGGAAGCTGGATGCTCCTGACTGGACGGGACGCATGCGTGTGACGGCCCGGGGCAAAGTAGCCTACGTGAAATTGGAAGACAAAGTCTCTG GGGAGCTTTTTGCCCAAGCACCAGTGGACGAGTATCCTGGAGTTGCAATGGAAACAGTTAGCGACTCAAGCCGTTACTTTGTGCTGCGCATCATGGACGACAACG GCCGCACTGCATTCATAGGCATTGGGTTTGGAGACCGAAGCGATGCCTTCGACTTCAATGTCGCACTTCAGGACCACTTTAA GTGggtgaaacaggaaactgaatttAGCAAGCAGGCTCAGGCTCCAGACTCCACTCCAAAGCTGGACCTGGGCTTCAAAGAAGGACAGACCATTACTCTGAACATTGgg CAATCGAAAAAGAAGGACAGGTCTCGTCCACAGAGTTCAGGCGGCTTTGGGCTCCTTCCGCCTCCCCCTGGGGGCAAACTGGCTCCACCCCCTTCTTCCAGATCAACAAATCATAACACACAACCATCAGCAGGAGGAAGTGACTCTG GGTGTTTGCTAGACCTGGACTCCAGTAACTCCAACTCTGTGgctccacccaaccccacctcGACAGGCAGCTCTGACCTGTGGGGAGACTTTGATTCTGCATCCCCGAAGTGA